From the Streptomyces nigrescens genome, one window contains:
- the sbnA gene encoding 2,3-diaminopropionate biosynthesis protein SbnA encodes MIAEEVYDLVLDDLFIRLDQLVPGSSVFLKLEGLNPAGSVKLKTAVALVAAAEDSGRCFPRTRLIESTSGNLGVALAMVCAAKGYRLTCVTDPNSTVQSRRLMEVLGAEVVVIDVRDAHGGYLQSRIDYIDERLRREPDLFWLNQYANPAGPQAHRDRTGRALLEEIGHIDYAFIGAGTTGTLMGCAEYLRRHSPATRIIAVDAEGSVTFGGPAARRHIPGLGTSRRPEILDTGNIDEVVLISESAAVEMCRTLAEERGLLLGGSSGTVLCAVQDAAKEIPDGSVVVAISPDFGDRYLETIYNDAWVAQRWPETVGNKVTQAPA; translated from the coding sequence GTGATAGCGGAAGAAGTTTATGATCTCGTACTGGATGATCTCTTCATCCGGCTTGACCAATTAGTTCCCGGCAGTTCAGTCTTCCTCAAACTGGAAGGCCTCAATCCTGCCGGTTCGGTAAAACTCAAAACTGCTGTCGCGCTGGTCGCGGCGGCCGAGGATTCCGGGCGCTGCTTTCCGCGGACCCGGCTGATCGAGTCGACGTCGGGAAACCTCGGCGTCGCCCTGGCGATGGTGTGCGCGGCCAAGGGCTACCGGCTGACCTGTGTCACGGACCCCAACTCCACCGTCCAGTCGAGGCGTCTGATGGAGGTTCTCGGCGCCGAAGTGGTGGTCATCGACGTCAGGGACGCCCACGGCGGCTATCTGCAGTCGCGCATCGACTACATCGACGAGCGGCTGCGCCGCGAACCCGACCTGTTCTGGCTGAACCAGTACGCCAACCCGGCCGGGCCGCAGGCCCACCGGGACCGCACGGGCCGTGCGCTCCTCGAGGAGATCGGCCACATCGACTACGCCTTCATCGGTGCCGGAACGACCGGCACCCTGATGGGCTGCGCGGAGTACCTGCGCCGCCACAGCCCCGCCACCCGGATCATCGCGGTGGACGCCGAGGGCTCCGTGACCTTCGGCGGGCCCGCGGCCCGCCGCCACATTCCGGGCCTGGGGACGAGCAGGCGGCCGGAAATTCTGGACACCGGGAATATCGACGAGGTCGTGCTCATTTCCGAGTCGGCCGCCGTCGAGATGTGCCGGACGCTGGCCGAAGAACGCGGGCTGCTGCTGGGGGGCTCGTCCGGCACGGTGCTGTGCGCCGTGCAGGACGCCGCGAAGGAGATCCCGGACGGAAGTGTCGTGGTGGCGATTTCACCCGACTTCGGGGACCGCTACCTGGAGACCATCTACAACGACGCATGGGTGGCGCAACGCTGGCCCGAGACCGTCGGCAACAAAGTAACTCAGGCACCGGCCTGA
- the sbnB gene encoding 2,3-diaminopropionate biosynthesis protein SbnB yields MFNFEIVAGETVRQVLREKRGDVLGIVSDAYRAHESGDSVNPDSYFLRFPEKPDSRIIALPAFLGADVQLAGIKWIASFPGNTRRGAPRASAVLLLNDYETGYPIACLEAANISAARTAASAAVAATALRPDGFAGTRIAVVGGGVIARNICDYLNVAGCAPDAYLVHDLDEASGQALAEHVRTTQNRPATFTADLDAALGTDTVVFATTALEPYVSTPFKPGQLVLNISLRDLAPEVVLGADNILDDVEHCLKAQTSPHLAEQLSGSREFVTGTLAGVLNGEVTPSPDRPVIFSPFGLGVLDLAVGAFVLGEARKDGSTIEVPNFFGETRRW; encoded by the coding sequence ATGTTCAATTTTGAGATAGTGGCCGGAGAAACGGTTCGTCAAGTTCTTCGCGAAAAGCGTGGAGACGTGCTCGGCATTGTCAGCGATGCCTATCGGGCACATGAGTCCGGAGACTCCGTCAACCCGGACAGTTACTTTCTCCGCTTTCCGGAGAAGCCGGATTCCCGGATCATCGCGCTGCCGGCCTTCCTGGGCGCCGATGTCCAGCTCGCCGGTATCAAGTGGATCGCGAGCTTCCCGGGCAACACCCGCCGCGGGGCCCCGCGCGCGTCGGCCGTCCTGCTCCTGAACGACTACGAGACCGGGTACCCGATCGCCTGCCTCGAAGCCGCCAACATCAGCGCGGCGCGCACCGCCGCCTCCGCGGCCGTCGCGGCGACCGCCCTCCGACCGGACGGCTTCGCGGGGACCCGCATCGCCGTCGTGGGCGGCGGCGTCATCGCCCGCAACATCTGCGACTACCTGAATGTCGCGGGCTGCGCCCCGGACGCCTACCTCGTCCACGATCTCGACGAGGCCTCCGGACAGGCCCTGGCCGAGCATGTGCGCACCACACAGAACCGTCCGGCCACCTTCACCGCCGACCTCGACGCCGCGCTGGGGACCGACACCGTCGTCTTCGCCACGACGGCTCTGGAGCCCTACGTCAGCACCCCGTTCAAGCCCGGTCAGCTGGTTCTCAACATCTCCCTGCGTGACCTGGCCCCCGAGGTGGTCCTCGGGGCGGACAACATCCTCGACGACGTCGAGCACTGCCTGAAGGCGCAGACGTCACCCCACCTGGCCGAGCAGCTGTCCGGCTCCCGCGAGTTCGTGACCGGAACCCTCGCCGGAGTACTGAACGGGGAGGTGACGCCCTCCCCGGACCGGCCGGTGATCTTCTCGCCGTTCGGGCTGGGCGTGCTGGACCTCGCGGTAGGGGCGTTCGTCCTCGGCGAGGCACGCAAGGACGGCAGCACCATCGAGGTGCCCAACTTCTTCGGGGAGACGCGCCGGTGGTGA
- a CDS encoding FAD/NAD(P)-binding protein — MNHRPVSVAIVGAGSRGLGVFERLVAHCLTQPAPLTVHLIDPQPFGAGFHLPAQPDHLLLNTVCAQLTAFADPHMVDGPVPISGPSLHEWCRRRDLRLADDGYTVRPGAGREIQPNDFLPRRLLSEYLTWAAGEITDAAPENLTLVRHRTTAVDIHPGTPDTETVVLADGTRIDADAVFVTVGHHSLYRPAAPAPDPRLVTRPYPLPEALDSIGPGERVAVLGMGLTAMDVIATLTLGRGGAHTTVEHGMRYLPSGQEPLIVLTNRSGMPSRSRPRLHPGRMRFAPLALTTEHLDEIRTRRADRRIDFAAEVLPLVEAEMELAYYRVLLGREMGDTTDAGLEMARRCARAGHKTLLDELRARFGTSPVPGILSAGLADRQWTEHSAYRDWFTAEVAADLAEAREGLGVSPLKEALEVLRDHRDVLRAVIDPPGVDDASLAAFFGEFASTVNRQVIGPQLDRSAELLSLIDAGIVRLGPGPQPKIVAPAGQGPWRLESTCLAEPLRIEVDHVVQAHVTEPGADRAPGTLLGTLVAAGRVRTLAHRGGTVHGLDVTRQGQGIDRTGTPQPRLFFLGPHTEGSSYYNHYVPSPGAPSRALLDAERALSTALPELMTRKR; from the coding sequence GTGAATCACAGACCCGTCTCCGTCGCGATAGTGGGCGCCGGATCGCGGGGGCTGGGCGTCTTCGAGCGGCTGGTCGCGCACTGTCTGACGCAGCCGGCCCCGCTCACCGTCCACCTCATCGACCCGCAGCCCTTCGGCGCCGGATTCCATCTGCCCGCCCAGCCCGACCATCTGCTGCTCAACACCGTCTGCGCACAGCTCACGGCCTTCGCCGACCCGCACATGGTGGACGGCCCCGTACCGATATCCGGCCCCTCGCTGCACGAATGGTGCCGGCGCCGGGACCTGCGGCTGGCGGACGACGGCTACACCGTGCGCCCGGGCGCGGGACGGGAGATCCAGCCGAACGACTTCCTGCCCCGCAGGCTGCTGAGTGAGTACCTCACCTGGGCGGCGGGGGAGATCACCGACGCGGCGCCCGAGAACCTCACACTGGTGCGGCATCGTACGACGGCCGTCGACATCCACCCCGGAACGCCGGACACCGAAACGGTCGTCCTCGCCGACGGCACCCGGATCGACGCCGACGCCGTCTTCGTCACCGTCGGGCACCACTCGCTCTACCGGCCCGCGGCACCCGCTCCCGACCCCCGACTCGTCACCCGCCCCTATCCGTTGCCCGAGGCGCTCGACAGCATCGGACCGGGCGAACGGGTGGCCGTCCTCGGCATGGGGCTGACGGCCATGGACGTCATCGCCACACTGACCCTCGGACGCGGGGGAGCGCACACGACGGTCGAGCACGGGATGCGCTATCTGCCCAGCGGGCAGGAGCCGTTGATCGTGCTGACCAACCGCTCCGGGATGCCCTCGCGCAGCCGGCCGCGCCTCCACCCGGGACGGATGCGCTTCGCCCCGCTGGCACTGACCACGGAGCACCTCGACGAGATCCGTACGCGGCGGGCTGACCGGCGGATCGACTTCGCCGCCGAGGTGCTGCCGCTCGTCGAGGCCGAGATGGAACTCGCCTACTACCGCGTCTTGTTGGGCCGGGAGATGGGCGACACCACGGACGCCGGGCTGGAGATGGCCAGGCGCTGCGCCCGGGCCGGCCACAAGACCCTGCTCGACGAGCTGCGCGCCCGGTTCGGCACCAGCCCGGTGCCCGGGATCCTGTCCGCCGGCCTCGCGGACCGGCAGTGGACGGAGCACTCCGCCTACCGCGACTGGTTCACCGCGGAGGTCGCCGCCGACCTGGCCGAGGCCCGCGAAGGCCTCGGGGTGAGCCCGCTCAAGGAGGCCCTGGAGGTCCTGCGCGACCACCGCGATGTCCTGCGCGCGGTCATCGACCCGCCGGGAGTCGACGACGCGTCGCTGGCCGCCTTCTTCGGGGAGTTCGCCTCGACGGTGAACCGGCAGGTGATCGGCCCGCAGCTGGACCGGTCGGCCGAGCTGCTCTCGCTGATCGACGCGGGGATCGTCCGGCTCGGCCCCGGCCCGCAGCCGAAGATCGTCGCACCGGCCGGACAGGGACCCTGGCGACTGGAATCCACCTGCCTGGCCGAGCCGTTGCGGATCGAGGTCGACCACGTGGTGCAGGCGCATGTGACCGAGCCCGGCGCGGACCGGGCACCCGGGACACTGCTCGGCACGCTCGTCGCCGCGGGCCGCGTCCGCACCCTCGCGCACCGCGGAGGGACGGTGCACGGGCTGGACGTCACCCGGCAGGGCCAGGGGATCGACCGTACGGGCACCCCGCAGCCGCGCCTGTTCTTCCTCGGGCCGCACACCGAGGGGTCCAGCTACTACAACCACTATGTGCCCTCACCCGGCGCGCCCTCCCGTGCGCTGCTGGACGCCGAACGTGCCCTGAGCACCGCTCTGCCGGAACTGATGACGAGGAAGCGATGA
- a CDS encoding trans-sulfuration enzyme family protein, with translation MNNSETFTPWTQEYRPETRAAQGDGWRCPTTGAVPPPIGLGATFARDNEYRAPAGLAYLRDQGTPGYEQVEKVVAGLEGGSDALVFSSGMAAATSVFQVLPAGARVVVPQTMYFGLTKWLLEFGPQRGLEVVQAPMNDLDAVAAAVTAAPTALVWAESPANPTWTVTDIAACAEIAHRAGALFGVDNTVPTPVHSKPFALGADLIMHSGTKYLNGHTDVVAGLLVKAPGSSEARDAIWERLQLHRRLTGPILGPMETYLLMRGIRTLYPRMRQISETAMAVAEHFAEHPRIRRVAYPGLATDPGHAVAARQMTGGFSGMLSLHVDGEWQQSLRTANHCELFIRATSLGGVESLIEHRYTFEGPGSTSPKDMLRLSIGLESPADLVADLEQALEKAVKEDR, from the coding sequence ATGAACAACAGCGAGACCTTCACCCCCTGGACGCAGGAGTACCGGCCCGAGACGCGCGCCGCGCAGGGCGACGGCTGGCGCTGCCCGACCACCGGCGCCGTGCCGCCCCCGATCGGGCTGGGCGCGACCTTCGCGCGCGACAACGAGTACCGGGCGCCGGCCGGACTGGCCTATCTGCGCGATCAGGGGACACCGGGGTACGAGCAGGTCGAGAAGGTGGTGGCGGGCCTGGAGGGCGGCTCGGACGCGCTGGTCTTCTCGTCCGGTATGGCCGCCGCCACCTCCGTCTTCCAGGTGCTGCCGGCCGGTGCGCGGGTCGTGGTCCCGCAGACCATGTACTTCGGGCTCACCAAGTGGCTGCTGGAATTCGGCCCGCAGCGCGGCCTGGAGGTCGTCCAGGCACCCATGAACGACCTGGACGCGGTGGCGGCCGCCGTGACCGCCGCCCCGACCGCACTGGTGTGGGCGGAGTCCCCGGCGAACCCGACCTGGACGGTGACCGACATCGCCGCCTGCGCCGAGATCGCGCACCGGGCCGGTGCCCTGTTCGGCGTCGACAACACCGTCCCCACCCCGGTGCACTCCAAGCCGTTCGCACTCGGCGCGGACCTGATCATGCATTCGGGCACCAAGTACCTCAACGGCCACACCGATGTGGTGGCCGGACTGCTCGTCAAGGCGCCGGGCAGCAGCGAGGCCCGGGACGCGATCTGGGAGCGGCTGCAGCTGCACCGCCGGCTGACCGGCCCGATACTCGGCCCGATGGAGACCTACCTCCTGATGCGGGGCATACGGACGCTCTACCCCCGGATGCGCCAGATCTCGGAGACCGCGATGGCCGTGGCCGAGCACTTCGCGGAGCACCCCCGGATCCGGCGGGTGGCCTACCCGGGTCTCGCCACCGACCCGGGACACGCCGTCGCCGCCCGGCAGATGACGGGGGGCTTCAGCGGCATGCTCTCCCTGCACGTCGACGGCGAGTGGCAGCAGTCCCTGCGGACCGCCAACCACTGCGAACTCTTCATCCGTGCCACCTCGTTGGGCGGGGTGGAGAGTCTGATCGAACACCGCTACACCTTCGAAGGGCCGGGTAGTACCTCGCCGAAGGACATGCTGCGGCTGTCCATAGGTCTGGAGAGCCCCGCAGACCTCGTCGCCGACCTCGAACAGGCCCTGGAAAAGGCCGTGAAGGAAGACCGTTGA
- a CDS encoding benzoate/H(+) symporter BenE family transporter: MSSKTPTPHPDAAPPGSAPPEPAHAAEGPPEPGTRPGLFRDASLSAVLAGFVAVVVSYSGPLVIVLAAASAGHLNTAQTSSWVWAISIGSGLTCIGLSLRTKMPVITAWSTPGAALLVTSLGAYSYAEAIGAFIVTGLVITLVGLTGVFGWLMRQVPTAVVSAMLAGILFSFGTGVFTSLKTAPLIAGSVLVAYLLAKRWLPRYAVLVALAAGVAASAVSSRLDIHLDRIELAKPVLTTPEFSLASLIGIAVPMILATLASQNAPGMAVLTASGYEPKDRLLIGSTGLVSTALAPFGSHAINLAAITAAICTGPESHRDPKRRYVAGVSCGAFYLLIGAFGSTLVVLFAGLPKELVAAVAGVALLGALAGGLTGAVKEEKDREAALITFLATASGVTLFGIGSAFWGLLFGVIAHFVLTRWRGTPTEPAK, encoded by the coding sequence TTGAGTTCCAAGACACCCACCCCCCACCCCGACGCCGCACCGCCGGGTTCCGCCCCACCGGAGCCGGCGCACGCGGCGGAGGGGCCCCCGGAGCCGGGGACCCGGCCCGGCCTGTTCCGTGACGCCTCGCTGTCCGCGGTACTGGCGGGCTTCGTCGCCGTCGTCGTGTCCTACTCGGGCCCGCTCGTCATCGTGCTGGCGGCGGCGTCCGCCGGGCATCTGAACACCGCACAGACCAGCTCATGGGTATGGGCCATCTCCATCGGCAGCGGGCTCACCTGTATCGGGCTGAGCCTGCGTACGAAGATGCCGGTGATCACCGCATGGTCGACACCGGGCGCTGCCCTGCTGGTCACCAGCCTGGGGGCGTACTCCTACGCGGAGGCCATCGGGGCGTTCATCGTCACCGGTTTGGTGATCACCCTGGTCGGTCTGACCGGAGTGTTCGGATGGCTGATGCGGCAGGTGCCCACCGCCGTGGTCTCCGCGATGCTCGCCGGCATCCTCTTCTCCTTCGGCACCGGCGTGTTCACCTCGCTCAAGACCGCACCCCTCATTGCCGGTTCCGTGCTGGTCGCCTACCTCCTGGCGAAGCGGTGGCTGCCCCGGTACGCCGTATTGGTCGCCCTGGCGGCGGGTGTCGCGGCCAGTGCCGTCAGCTCCCGGCTGGACATCCATCTGGACCGGATCGAGCTGGCCAAGCCGGTGCTGACGACCCCGGAATTCTCGCTCGCCTCCCTCATCGGCATCGCGGTGCCGATGATCCTGGCGACGCTCGCCTCACAGAACGCACCGGGTATGGCCGTGCTCACCGCGTCCGGCTACGAGCCCAAGGACCGCCTGCTGATCGGTTCCACGGGGCTGGTCTCCACGGCGCTGGCACCGTTCGGCTCCCATGCCATCAACCTCGCGGCGATCACCGCCGCCATCTGCACCGGCCCCGAGTCGCACCGCGACCCGAAGCGGCGCTATGTGGCCGGAGTCTCCTGCGGAGCGTTCTACCTCCTCATCGGGGCCTTCGGCTCCACGCTGGTGGTGCTCTTCGCGGGCCTGCCCAAGGAACTGGTGGCGGCGGTCGCCGGAGTCGCCCTGCTCGGTGCGCTGGCCGGCGGGCTGACGGGGGCGGTCAAGGAGGAGAAGGACCGCGAGGCGGCCCTGATCACCTTCCTCGCCACCGCCTCCGGTGTCACCCTCTTCGGCATCGGATCCGCCTTCTGGGGGCTGCTCTTCGGCGTCATCGCGCACTTCGTCCTGACCCGTTGGCGCGGTACGCCCACGGAACCCGCCAAGTGA
- a CDS encoding alkene reductase gives MSSTLPTTADQPLLRRADLGGLSLPNRVVMAPLTRGRAANAALVPTELHAAYYGQRATAGLIITEGTWVSERAVGFVHVPGIYREDQIAGWRRVTDVVHALGGRIVLQLWHTGAASHPDHLGGELPGGPSAVNPRTRSFTAGGFKETVTPREMTTADIAATVADFRAAAENARRAGFDGVEIGALGAFLIAQFLNPRLNRRTDAYGGDRTGRRRLLLDIVDAVAEPWHGRCVGVRLAPYWNEGEHFRADEETLADHDALVTELNDRPVAYLHLRGRDRTTADEAPDLAALARYRRRFDGPLIANNGFDRESGNAVLDAGIADAVSFGTHFIANPDLVTRFALRQEPAVGDPATYYTGGAGGYVDYALSGSGAGAADALVPGV, from the coding sequence ATGAGCAGTACCCTGCCGACCACCGCCGACCAGCCGCTGCTGCGGCGCGCGGACCTCGGCGGCCTCTCCTTGCCCAACCGTGTGGTGATGGCCCCGCTCACCCGGGGCCGCGCGGCCAACGCCGCGCTCGTACCGACGGAGTTGCACGCCGCCTACTACGGCCAGCGGGCCACCGCCGGACTGATCATTACCGAGGGGACCTGGGTCAGCGAACGGGCGGTCGGCTTCGTCCATGTCCCCGGCATCTACCGCGAGGACCAGATCGCCGGGTGGCGGCGGGTCACCGATGTCGTGCACGCCCTCGGCGGCCGCATCGTGCTGCAGCTCTGGCACACCGGCGCCGCCTCGCACCCCGACCACCTGGGAGGAGAGCTGCCCGGCGGGCCGTCGGCGGTCAACCCCCGTACGAGGTCCTTCACCGCCGGCGGGTTCAAGGAGACGGTCACTCCCCGGGAGATGACCACCGCCGACATCGCGGCCACGGTCGCCGACTTCCGTGCCGCCGCGGAGAACGCCCGGCGCGCGGGGTTCGACGGGGTCGAGATCGGTGCCCTCGGCGCGTTTCTGATCGCGCAGTTCCTCAACCCACGGCTGAACCGCCGCACCGATGCCTACGGCGGTGACCGTACGGGCCGGCGGCGTCTGCTGCTGGACATCGTCGACGCGGTCGCCGAGCCGTGGCACGGCCGGTGCGTCGGCGTCCGCCTGGCGCCCTACTGGAACGAGGGGGAGCATTTCCGGGCCGACGAGGAGACGCTCGCCGACCACGACGCACTGGTGACGGAGCTCAACGACCGTCCAGTCGCCTACCTGCACCTGCGGGGCCGGGACCGCACCACGGCGGACGAGGCCCCCGACCTCGCGGCGCTCGCACGCTACCGGCGGCGGTTCGACGGCCCCCTGATCGCGAACAACGGCTTCGACCGTGAGTCGGGGAACGCCGTCCTCGACGCCGGGATCGCCGACGCCGTGTCCTTCGGCACGCACTTCATCGCCAACCCCGACCTCGTCACCCGGTTCGCCCTGCGGCAGGAGCCGGCCGTCGGTGACCCGGCCACGTACTACACCGGCGGGGCCGGGGGCTATGTCGACTACGCCTTGTCGGGGAGTGGCGCAGGGGCCGCGGACGCGCTCGTCCCCGGGGTATGA
- a CDS encoding sigma-70 family RNA polymerase sigma factor, producing MDEQDRLAERFEAQRGHLRAVAYRMLGSLSDADDAVQEAWLRLSRIDSGTVENLPGWLTTVVSRLCLDILRSRTARREEPAGQQPPDPARDAEDGTGPEPEALLIDSVGRALLVVLDTLAPAERIAFVLHDMFAVPFDRIAPLVERSPVTTKKLASRARHKVQGTPAVPAADLARQRKAVDAFLAASRDGDLDALLAVLAPDVVRRADPAALPPGAPTELRGAHSVAAGTLVFGRKARFAAPALVNGTVGIVVAPRGRLLLALTVTVEGERISAYEVIADPARLRRLDLAVLDV from the coding sequence ATGGACGAGCAGGACCGGCTGGCGGAACGGTTCGAGGCACAGCGCGGCCATTTGCGCGCGGTCGCCTACCGGATGCTGGGCTCCCTCAGCGATGCGGACGACGCCGTGCAGGAAGCCTGGCTACGGCTCAGCCGTATCGACAGCGGAACCGTCGAGAACCTGCCCGGCTGGCTGACGACGGTCGTGTCGCGGCTCTGCCTCGACATCCTGCGCTCCCGCACCGCACGACGGGAGGAACCGGCCGGACAGCAACCGCCCGACCCGGCCCGGGACGCCGAGGACGGGACCGGCCCGGAACCCGAAGCGCTGCTGATCGACTCGGTCGGCCGGGCCCTGCTGGTGGTGCTGGACACCCTGGCTCCCGCCGAGCGGATCGCCTTCGTCCTGCACGACATGTTCGCCGTGCCGTTCGACCGGATCGCTCCCCTCGTGGAACGTTCGCCGGTGACCACGAAGAAGCTCGCCAGCCGCGCACGTCACAAGGTCCAGGGCACCCCCGCCGTTCCCGCCGCCGATCTCGCCCGGCAGCGCAAGGCCGTCGACGCCTTCCTCGCCGCCTCGCGCGACGGTGACCTCGACGCGCTGCTCGCGGTGCTGGCCCCCGACGTCGTGCGCCGGGCCGACCCCGCTGCCCTGCCCCCGGGCGCGCCGACGGAGCTCCGCGGTGCGCACTCGGTGGCCGCGGGGACCCTGGTCTTCGGGCGGAAGGCACGCTTCGCGGCGCCGGCGCTGGTGAACGGGACCGTGGGGATCGTCGTGGCCCCGCGTGGCCGGCTGCTACTCGCCCTCACCGTCACCGTCGAGGGCGAAAGGATCTCCGCCTACGAAGTGATCGCCGACCCCGCCCGTCTCCGGCGACTCGACCTCGCCGTCCTCGACGTGTGA
- a CDS encoding SPFH domain-containing protein, whose translation MLFWHVPAPNEALLISGSKRRAGDAQFRIVTGHGCWVLPVKQKASVLSLSLREAEISEDCVTQQGIRLGVRAVAVFKVGDDQTSIANAARRFLSEQATMEELVGRIFAGHLRSIVGGLTVEQIIRERDRVAQEVKEGSHSEMEKLGIVVDALQIQEIADTSGYITNLAAPHAAAVASAARIAQAKADQEATEREQQAAALKAEYERDTAIKRAGFLAETEQYNARAAQAGPLSQARASQEVIEEQTALAQRQASLAAQRLEGEVRRPADAEAYRLRTLAEAQRDQVRYEADARAYTERTVAQARADANTALAGSLRDGNQELIAANRTVENLPALTEAAAEGLAGARLTVLNGTDGMNEIVSGIVGQGLAILDSLKKGAGTPGATPPLADGAGSLPRKVTKLKQDGAGSGAS comes from the coding sequence ATGTTGTTCTGGCATGTTCCGGCGCCGAATGAGGCGCTGTTGATCTCCGGCTCGAAGCGCCGGGCCGGGGACGCCCAATTCCGTATCGTCACCGGCCATGGCTGCTGGGTCCTGCCCGTCAAACAGAAGGCGTCCGTGCTGTCGCTGTCGCTGCGGGAGGCGGAGATCTCCGAGGACTGCGTCACCCAGCAGGGCATCCGGCTCGGCGTCCGGGCGGTTGCCGTCTTCAAGGTCGGGGACGACCAGACGTCCATCGCCAACGCCGCGCGCCGGTTCCTCTCCGAGCAGGCCACCATGGAGGAGCTGGTGGGGCGGATCTTCGCCGGTCATCTGCGCTCGATCGTCGGCGGACTGACCGTCGAGCAGATCATCCGGGAGCGGGACCGGGTCGCCCAGGAGGTCAAGGAGGGCAGCCACTCCGAGATGGAGAAGCTCGGCATCGTCGTCGACGCCCTGCAGATCCAGGAGATCGCCGACACCTCCGGCTACATCACCAACCTCGCCGCCCCGCACGCCGCCGCGGTCGCCAGCGCGGCCCGGATCGCGCAGGCCAAGGCCGACCAGGAGGCGACCGAACGGGAGCAGCAGGCGGCGGCGCTGAAGGCCGAGTACGAACGGGACACCGCGATCAAGCGGGCCGGGTTCCTCGCCGAGACCGAGCAGTACAACGCCCGTGCCGCACAGGCCGGCCCGCTGTCGCAGGCCAGGGCCTCGCAGGAGGTCATCGAGGAGCAGACCGCGCTGGCCCAGCGGCAGGCCTCGCTCGCCGCCCAGCGGCTGGAGGGCGAGGTTCGCCGCCCCGCGGACGCCGAGGCCTACCGGCTGCGCACCCTGGCGGAGGCCCAGCGTGACCAGGTCCGGTACGAGGCGGACGCCCGCGCCTACACCGAGCGGACCGTCGCCCAGGCGCGCGCCGACGCCAACACGGCCCTCGCGGGCTCGCTGCGGGACGGCAACCAGGAGCTGATCGCCGCCAACCGCACCGTCGAGAACCTCCCCGCCCTCACCGAGGCCGCGGCCGAGGGCCTCGCCGGCGCCCGGCTGACCGTCCTCAACGGCACCGACGGGATGAACGAGATCGTCTCCGGCATCGTCGGCCAGGGGCTGGCCATTCTCGACAGCCTGAAGAAGGGGGCCGGCACGCCCGGCGCCACTCCCCCGCTGGCCGACGGCGCGGGATCACTGCCACGGAAGGTGACGAAGCTGAAGCAGGACGGCGCCGGGTCCGGTGCGTCCTGA